The genomic stretch CCCACATCCGCACGATCCGCGCGAAGACCACCGGCGACTTGCGGTCCTCGGCGGAGTACGTGTACGCCGACATCAGCTCGAAGAGCGCCGTCACCAGGGCGCCCCTGTCGTCGAACTGCTCGGCCGCCTCGACCAGTTCCTCCGCACGCACGGTCCGCGGCCGGCCGTAGGGCCGCTCGCTGTTCTCGCGCAGCGCCTCGAAGACGGCCTCGGGTGTCTCCAGCATCACCGCTCCTCGTGCATCGCGTGGTCCAGCAGGCCGATGAAGGCCCGGTTCAGCAGCGCGCTCTCGGTCGGCCGCAGCGGCCGCCGGGTGAGCAGCAGCGCCTGCCCGTACAGCGCCTCCACGGCGGTGACCGCCAGTTCCCGGCCGGTCACCGAAGCAGCCCGGCGCACCAGGGGGTTGAGATGGTTGAGCACCAACTGGGCGCGTGGCGACTCCGATCGCAGCGAGCCCAGGATGTCCGCCCAGACGCCGTCGGCGCTGCCGGCCAGCTCGCCGCGCCTGCGCTCGTGCCGCGCCTCCCGGTTGTCCAGCAGCAGCGCCGGCGCGCTGACCGGATGGAAGGCGCGCAGCACCACGTCGCACTCGAACTGCGCCAGCGCCTCGCGCGCGATGTGCAGGAAGGACGCCGCGGCGAGCTCGACCGAGGGGTCCACCGCGTCCAGGTGCGCGGTCACCGTCGCCGGGTCCAGGTCGAGCACGGCGGTGCCGGGGCGGATCTCCGGGAGCCGGTGCACCAGGTCCCGGTCGTAGGTGTAGCCGCCGTTGACCACGCCCAGCCCGGCGGCCGAGGCGATCGACGCCACCTGCTGGAACTCCTCGACGGTCTGCGCGACCAGCACCGTCGGGTGGGAGCGCGCGAACTCGTCCAGCGTCACGTGCCCGTCGGTCGTCTCGAACGGCAGCCACGGCAGCAGCAGCCGCAGCAGCTCGTCGTCGAACCGGGCCAGTGCCTTGACGGCCAGGTGGTGGACGGCGATGAACCGGTGCAGCAGCGCCGGGTCGCTGGCCGACAGCCCCGTCAGCCAGTCGCGGATGCGGGCACCGAGCGCGTCGCGGACGGCGGCCAGTGTCTCGTCCTCGTACAGCGCCTCCCGGGAGGCGGTGGGCCGCAGCTGGTCGGCGTCCACCACGCAGCGGACGAAGAACGCCCACTCCGGGAGGAGTTCCGACGCCTTGTCGGAGAGCAGCATGCCCTTGACGTGCACCCGGTGCCCGCTGTGCCGGGAGGGGTGCACGGCCGTGGGGAGTACGAACGCCGCGCCGCGCAGGCCCACGAGCGGCAGGTCCAGCTCCACCACGTCCAGCGGGGTGAAGTCGAAGGTGGACCGGCACAGTTCGAGCAGGGCCTCGCGCCGGGCGGCCGGCGAGGGGTACGTCGCCTGCCAGGGCGGGGCGACGGCGTTGACGCGTACGGCGGAGCCGTCTGCCGCGGCCACCACGACCTCGTGGCGCAGCAGCCCGCCGTAGTGGCGGGCCAGGTCCAGCACCGTGTCGTGCCGGGTCCACTCCGCCGCGTCCGGGCGCGGCAGCAGCGTGACGGTGGTGCCCGGCTGCGGCACCGCGCCGGCCGGCAGGGTGCGGATCGCGTAGCGCCCGTCCGAGCCGCCGCGCCACTCCACGGCCGGCGCCTCCGGGTCCGCCGCCGACCGGGTGGTCACCGTGATCTCGTCGGCCACCACGAAGCACGCCAGCAGACCGATGCCGAACTGCCCGATGAAGTCACCCCGTTCGGCGACCAGCTGGTCTCCGTCCAAGGCGGCCGCAGCACCCTGGGCGGCGCGTTTGGAGCTGCGCCCGATGGTGGCGAGGAAGCGGTGCACGTCCTCCTCGGTGAGCCCGACGCCGGTGTCGGTGACCGTCAGCCGGTCCGTTCCGGCGGTCACCGTGATCCGGCCCGGCGCGGCCGGGTCGAGGGCCTGCCGCGCGGTGATCGCGTCCACCGCGTTCTGCAGCAGCTCGCGCAGGTAGACCCGGGGGCTGGAGTAGAGGTGGTGCGACAGGAGGTCGACCAGGCCGCGCAGGTCGACCTGGAAGGTGTGCGTGGCCGGGTCGGACTGCGGGGACACGGCGGTCTGCGCGGACCGGGGCGTCTGGGGGATCTGGGGTATCTGTGGATCTGACACCGGTTGCGGCTCCAAATCGGCCGAGGAGAAAGGGGAGTGGCGTGCGCGCCGGGGCCGCGTCGGGACCGGGCACGCCGCCACGACGGGGGATGCGGCGGTCTCCGGACGAGGAATCCCCGGTGGCACGACGGTGTGACGCGACGCCGGCTCGACGGTGGCGTCGACGCCCGTAGCGGCGCCATGGGCGGTCGTCAGCGGCGGATCAGCGCAGCATGCGGGCCTGCCACCGCGTGTACGTGCCCACGGGGTCGTCGGCGCCGCCCTTGAGACGGTTCCAAGGGGACCTGCATACCGCGCCGTTGAGCATGGCGAAGACCTCGACCGCCGACTGCTTGCGGCCGGCGAGGGAGAAGGTCATCGCGAAGGTGTTCGCCGACGCCGTCCACCCCGGGTGCCGTTGGAAGGCGGCATGCCCCAGCGACCGCTCCCATGCCTGGCCCAGCCGGCCGGCGGCCTCCGGTTGGGCCAGGCTGCTCGTCCCGTTCTCCTTCGGCTCGCCGTACCACTCCTCCAGCTGGGCCAGCGCCACCAACTCGCCGAAGGGCGAACCCTCGGGCGCCGCCAGCATGGCCGTCCGGGCGAAGTCGTGCATCTTCTCGTGCGAGCCGCCCCACTTGGCGCAGACCTGCTGGAGGTGGACCCGATGGGCCGGCAGGTGGTGGGGGAAGCGCGCGACGACGGCGTCGAGCCGCCGCCGCGCCGCGTCCTGCCCGACCTGGAGCCCCCGTCCCGAGGTCAGGAGGAAGTACCAGGGAGCGACCCATTCCGGGGCCAGCTCGGCGGCCTCGTAGAGGTGCTCCTCCGCGTCCCGCAGCCGGGCGTGGAAGACGGCGAACTGCTCCTTGGACACGTACTTGGCCAGCTTCGCCGACCGCGCCTCCCACGCCCAGCCGATCTGGCGGGTACCCAGCGCCAGCCGCGCCAGCGGGTCCCGAGGGTCGTCGGCGACCGCACGGGCCAGCCACTCCTCGGCGCCGTCCACGTCCATGACCTCGTTGACCAGCCAGCTCAGGTCGTCTGTCCACGGCCCGGCCAGACCGGGCCCCTCCGCGGCCGACGCCAGCAACTCCCGCACCCCGGCCCAGTCGCCGGACCGAGCCGCGCCGAGCACGGCGGTGAGGCGGGGATCACCCAGATCCGTGTCGAGCCGCGGCGGAGCGACCAGGCCCCACGACTGGCGCCGCTCGCGCGCCTTCTTCTCCTGCTTCTCCGCCGTACGGCGGCCGAAAAGCGGCATACGGCACCCCCCTCAGCTGTACTCGGGGCGTGTTCGTCCCGCCCCCCCGGTGAGTACATATCACGGCCGGGCGACAGCACGCCGATCCCGGTCCGGGCCGGTCGGTGGCGCGAGCGGGGCCACCACGACCGTCCGCCGTCGATCCGCGCGGGGCCTACTTGTAGACCTTGCCCGCCACCGGCTTGCCCGGCGCCAGCAGCTGCTTGACCGTCACGAAGGTGTAACCGCGCTTCTGGAGCGTGGAGATGATGGGGGCGACCGAGGCGACCGTGCCGTTGTAGCCGCGGTTGGTCGGGTCCACCAGGTCGTGCAGCAGGATGATCCCGTCCGGCTTGGTCTGCTTGAGTATGCGGCTGGCTATGAGCTTGGAGTCGGTGGTCTTGTAGTCGGCGCCGTTGGCGCTCCACACCACCTCGGCCATGCCCAACTCCTTCGCCACCTTGGTGACTTTGGCGCTGGTGCGGCCCTGCGGGGGGCGCAGCAGTGTCGGCCGCTGGCCGGTGGCCTTCTCGACGGCGTCCCGCCCCTCGGTGATCTCCTTGCGGACCTCGTCCGTGCTGATCTTGGTGAGGATCTGGTGGCTCCAGGTGAGCGTCTCCACCTCGTGGCCCTGCGCGACCATGTCCCGCACCATCTCCGGGTGCACCCGCACATGGTTCTTGCCGAGCGTGAAGAACGTCGCGTGGACGTGGTACTTGGCGAGTATGGCCAGGATCTGCGGGGTGCGCACGCTGGGGCCCGCGTCGAACGTGAGCGCCACGCACTTGACGTGGCGGCAGTCCACGGCGCCGTCGGGTCCCTGCGCGAAGGCCGCGGTGCCCGCGGCGGGAGCCCCCTTGCGCGCGGCCGCCGGCGAGGTCGCCGTGTAGCCGTCGCAGCCGGAGACGCCGAACGCCAGCGCACCCGCGGCCAGCAAGGTGATCAGCGCGCGGGTGCGGCGCGCCGTGGTCGTACGCATGCGGGATTCCCCCTCGTTTCTGCGGTCCGGAGCCCGATGGGGTGGGCTCCGGACCGGAACCCTACACACTGCGTATACACAGGTTATCTACCGGGGGGTTGTACTGATCCCTGGCCAGATCTGTCTGAACAGTGGCGATTTGCCGTCGTTTTGGATGGGATCTGTGCGGTCGAATGTGCTGGGAGCGACGGCAGGGGCTGCGGTGGGAAAGGGGTGCGGGGGTGAACCGGCGGTGCCTGAGGGGCGGCCGGACGTCGGGGGCATGGGCCGGCGAGCGGTGGCTGCGGAAGGGAGCAGGCTCGTGCTGTCGCGGCCGACGCGGCGTCGGGACGGCGTCGGCAACGGCACCGGTTGCCGCCTCCCGCGTCCGTCCTGGAGGGGGTGGTCGGCGCGCTCCCGTGGCGGGGCGGTGTCGGGGCTCCGTCGGGTGGGGAGCGATGACCCGCCGGGCGCGCGCCGCCCCTGGGGGTGCGTCGCGGGACGGCGCGGTCGTACGAGGCCGGGGGTGGGGGAGTGCCGCGTGCGCCGTGTGCTCCGGAGGCGAGTCGGACCAGGGGTAGGCTGCTCGCGCGGCCCACCACCCGTTCGGGGCCGCGTAGTCGACCAACCGGCCGGGTACGGCGCGGTTCCGTGCGCCACGAAGGTGACGTATGGGGCGAATCGGGCCTTGCCGGGGGTGGGGTGCCCGACCGGCGGCCCGGGTTTGCGAGGATCGTTGCGATGACTGCCGCTCCCTCTGACGCTCTCACCGAGCGCTCAAGCCCTCCGGGCCGTGACCGTCGACGGCACCGGCGTCCTCGTCGTACCGCCAAACGCGTGGTGATCGCCGTGTCGGTGGTCGCCGCCGCGGTGGGCCTGCTCGGCGCGGGCTACGTCGCCACCCAGCACTCGGGCGGAGGCCGGACCGCCGCGGCCGACAACGGCCGTGACACCGGCAAGCCCGCTGGTACGCCAGCCGCCGCGGCCCCGGCGGCCACCGCGTCGCGGGACCCGATGCCCGCCACCATTCCGGGGCTGGGCCCCAAGACGCTGGCCGACGTGCCGGCTGCCAGCCGCCAGGTGCTGGTGGCCTCCGGTCAGGCCAAGGACTCCTCCAACACGCTGGTCACCCTCTGGGTCAAGCTCCCGGACGGCCACTGGCGTCCGGGCGCGACCTGGCGCGGCCACAACGCGAAGGACGGCTGGACGACGGACCACCACGCCGGGGACCTGCACAGCCCGATCGGCGTGTTCACCCTCCACGACGCCGGCGGGTTCGACGCCGACCCGGGGTCCCACCTGCCGTACCACCACTCCGACAGCTTCCACGCGGGTGGCGTCGGCTTCGACGGAGAGCCGCTCGACGAGGCGTTCGACTACGTCATCGCCATCGACTACAACCGCGTCCCCGGCACCTCACCCCTGGACGGCACCCAGCCGCTGGGGGCCGACAAGGGCGGCGGCATCTGGGTGCACGTCGACCACGGCGGCCCCACCCACGGCTGCGTCAGTATCCCCGCCCCGGACATGGTCACGCTGCTGCGCGCGCTGCAGCCCGCCGACCACCCGGTCATCGTCATGGGCGACAGCACTTCCCTCCAGAGCTGAAGCCGCGACCGGACCACGCCGCCGCCACGG from Actinacidiphila yeochonensis CN732 encodes the following:
- a CDS encoding L,D-transpeptidase family protein, which produces MVIAVSVVAAAVGLLGAGYVATQHSGGGRTAAADNGRDTGKPAGTPAAAAPAATASRDPMPATIPGLGPKTLADVPAASRQVLVASGQAKDSSNTLVTLWVKLPDGHWRPGATWRGHNAKDGWTTDHHAGDLHSPIGVFTLHDAGGFDADPGSHLPYHHSDSFHAGGVGFDGEPLDEAFDYVIAIDYNRVPGTSPLDGTQPLGADKGGGIWVHVDHGGPTHGCVSIPAPDMVTLLRALQPADHPVIVMGDSTSLQS
- a CDS encoding HSP90 family protein, which encodes MSPQSDPATHTFQVDLRGLVDLLSHHLYSSPRVYLRELLQNAVDAITARQALDPAAPGRITVTAGTDRLTVTDTGVGLTEEDVHRFLATIGRSSKRAAQGAAAALDGDQLVAERGDFIGQFGIGLLACFVVADEITVTTRSAADPEAPAVEWRGGSDGRYAIRTLPAGAVPQPGTTVTLLPRPDAAEWTRHDTVLDLARHYGGLLRHEVVVAAADGSAVRVNAVAPPWQATYPSPAARREALLELCRSTFDFTPLDVVELDLPLVGLRGAAFVLPTAVHPSRHSGHRVHVKGMLLSDKASELLPEWAFFVRCVVDADQLRPTASREALYEDETLAAVRDALGARIRDWLTGLSASDPALLHRFIAVHHLAVKALARFDDELLRLLLPWLPFETTDGHVTLDEFARSHPTVLVAQTVEEFQQVASIASAAGLGVVNGGYTYDRDLVHRLPEIRPGTAVLDLDPATVTAHLDAVDPSVELAAASFLHIAREALAQFECDVVLRAFHPVSAPALLLDNREARHERRRGELAGSADGVWADILGSLRSESPRAQLVLNHLNPLVRRAASVTGRELAVTAVEALYGQALLLTRRPLRPTESALLNRAFIGLLDHAMHEER
- a CDS encoding tetratricopeptide repeat protein produces the protein MPLFGRRTAEKQEKKARERRQSWGLVAPPRLDTDLGDPRLTAVLGAARSGDWAGVRELLASAAEGPGLAGPWTDDLSWLVNEVMDVDGAEEWLARAVADDPRDPLARLALGTRQIGWAWEARSAKLAKYVSKEQFAVFHARLRDAEEHLYEAAELAPEWVAPWYFLLTSGRGLQVGQDAARRRLDAVVARFPHHLPAHRVHLQQVCAKWGGSHEKMHDFARTAMLAAPEGSPFGELVALAQLEEWYGEPKENGTSSLAQPEAAGRLGQAWERSLGHAAFQRHPGWTASANTFAMTFSLAGRKQSAVEVFAMLNGAVCRSPWNRLKGGADDPVGTYTRWQARMLR
- a CDS encoding polysaccharide deacetylase family protein, with amino-acid sequence MRTTTARRTRALITLLAAGALAFGVSGCDGYTATSPAAARKGAPAAGTAAFAQGPDGAVDCRHVKCVALTFDAGPSVRTPQILAILAKYHVHATFFTLGKNHVRVHPEMVRDMVAQGHEVETLTWSHQILTKISTDEVRKEITEGRDAVEKATGQRPTLLRPPQGRTSAKVTKVAKELGMAEVVWSANGADYKTTDSKLIASRILKQTKPDGIILLHDLVDPTNRGYNGTVASVAPIISTLQKRGYTFVTVKQLLAPGKPVAGKVYK